In a single window of the Gammaproteobacteria bacterium genome:
- a CDS encoding response regulator, whose product MEDKNLKRILYVDDEPDIAEIVKLSLEKIGGFEVRVCDNGKEALKVIPEFMPDMVLLDVMMPEMDGPSTLTELKGMEGFSDIPVVFVTAKVQPYEVQHFRQIGAADVIAKPFDPLTLSNQIRDIWSLAVAES is encoded by the coding sequence ATTGAGGATAAGAATCTAAAACGCATTCTTTATGTTGATGACGAGCCTGATATTGCGGAGATCGTAAAACTGTCTCTTGAAAAAATTGGCGGTTTTGAAGTGAGAGTTTGCGATAACGGGAAGGAAGCCTTGAAAGTTATTCCCGAATTTATGCCTGATATGGTGTTACTAGACGTAATGATGCCTGAAATGGATGGGCCCTCTACGCTAACTGAACTGAAAGGTATGGAAGGGTTTAGCGATATTCCGGTCGTATTTGTAACAGCAAAGGTCCAGCCTTATGAAGTTCAGCACTTTCGCCAAATCGGCGCAGCCGATGTCATTGCAAAACCATTCGATCCACTGACACTATCAAATCAGATACGCGATATTTGGTC
- the purL gene encoding phosphoribosylformylglycinamidine synthase encodes MYPIVGATAHSAFRLKKLLTALQENIPEIKGVYSQFIYFAELEQSLDSEQRERLQQILNDGCEEFTSPGNAHELIITPRPGTISPWSSKATDIVHNCGLSSVKRIERGIKYFLVADQTLDDKRLDLAARSLHDRMIESVFWSLDEVDSLFVEHEPRSLKTVDVVQGGRDALARANSEWGLALAEDEIDYLVDNFLRLNRNPTDAELMMFAQANSEHCRHKIFNADWVIDGQPQPLSLFKMIRNTHEKNPGDVLSAYKDNAAVVKGFDGQWFYADSKTGEYGYHEHQIDILMKVETHNHPTAISPFPGAATGSGGEIRDEGATGRGSKPKAGVCGFSVSNLRIPGYEQAWETNYGKPGRIVSALDIMLEGPIGAASFNNEFGRPNIGGYFRTFEEKVNGPAGEEVRGYHKPIMLAGGVGNILRNQVEKNEIPAGAQLVVLGGPAMLIGLGGGAASSMATGASSEDLDFASVQRGNPEIERRCQEVIDRCWQMDKNNPIISIHDVGAGGLSNAMPELVDDAGRGGRYELRAILSDDPGMSPMEIWSNESQERYVLAISNDRMAEFQALCERERCPYAVIGEATQERELIVGDGAFDNYPVHIPMDVLLGKPPKMLRDVKHHSFAKNEFATDGIDIKEAVYRVLRLPSVADKTFLITIGDRTVTGLIAQDQMVGPWQVPVSDVAVTITDFHSTTGEAMAMGERTPIALLHHAASARMAVGEALTNIVASPIEDISRIVLSANWMAPAGHPGEDAGLYEAVKAVGMELCPQLGIAIPVGKDSMSMKTVWQEGHQTKSVTAPLSLIVTAFAPVSDVRKTLTPQLRRDAGDTDLILIDLGKSANRLGGSALAQVYKSIGHHTPDLDDVQSFKSFFTTVQYLNQEKLLLAYHDRSDGGLLATICEMSFAGHVGVDIQLDDLGEDSIAGLFNEELGAVIQVRHSDTDAVLEILREAGLGKHSVVIGQLNNEDEIRFYRAKHLMFGDTRTNLQRAWSETSYQMQRLRDNPDCAQQEFDNLLDGKNPGISPSLTFDPDQDISAAYINCGARPRVAVLREQGVNGQVEMAAAFDRAGFHAVDVHMSDILAGRVSLNDFAGMVACGGFSYGDVLGAGSGWAKSILFNGRARDEMAAFFERANTFGLGVCNGCQMMSQLRELIPGAENWPRFRRNLSEQFEARFAMVEVLDSPSIFLQGMHGSRMPIAVAHGEGRAVFDQREGLENLLANRLASLRFVDNNGNATERYPFNPNGSPSGLTGLTTKDGRFTIMMPHPERVFRSVQHSWAPDEWQGDGPWMRMFRNARMWLD; translated from the coding sequence ATGTATCCGATAGTTGGGGCAACCGCCCATTCCGCCTTTCGTCTCAAAAAACTATTAACGGCCCTCCAGGAAAACATCCCGGAAATCAAGGGAGTGTATTCTCAATTCATTTATTTCGCCGAGCTGGAACAATCGCTGGACAGTGAGCAGCGTGAGCGTCTTCAGCAGATACTTAATGATGGTTGCGAGGAATTTACCAGTCCTGGGAACGCCCATGAACTGATTATCACGCCGCGGCCCGGGACTATTTCTCCTTGGTCAAGTAAGGCGACGGATATCGTACATAATTGCGGTCTGAGTTCAGTCAAGAGAATAGAGCGCGGTATTAAATACTTTTTGGTAGCCGATCAGACCCTGGATGACAAGCGGCTCGATTTAGCGGCGAGATCGCTCCATGACCGAATGATTGAATCGGTGTTTTGGTCGCTCGACGAGGTAGACAGTCTGTTTGTTGAGCACGAGCCACGATCTTTAAAAACTGTGGATGTGGTACAAGGTGGTCGTGACGCGCTAGCGCGTGCAAACAGCGAGTGGGGACTGGCCCTGGCCGAAGATGAGATTGACTACCTGGTCGACAATTTCCTAAGACTCAATCGAAACCCAACCGATGCCGAGCTTATGATGTTTGCTCAAGCCAATTCCGAGCATTGTCGGCACAAGATTTTTAATGCCGACTGGGTAATTGATGGTCAGCCACAGCCGTTGTCGCTGTTCAAAATGATTCGTAATACCCACGAAAAGAACCCCGGCGACGTGTTGTCCGCATATAAAGATAACGCCGCAGTGGTCAAGGGATTTGATGGTCAGTGGTTTTACGCTGACAGCAAAACCGGCGAATACGGTTATCACGAACACCAGATAGATATCCTGATGAAAGTGGAAACCCATAATCATCCAACTGCGATTTCACCTTTTCCGGGGGCTGCGACGGGCTCAGGTGGTGAAATACGGGATGAAGGCGCAACAGGGCGGGGAAGTAAACCCAAGGCCGGAGTTTGTGGTTTTTCCGTGTCTAACCTTCGGATTCCTGGCTATGAGCAAGCGTGGGAAACGAATTATGGAAAGCCAGGGCGCATTGTTTCAGCACTGGATATCATGCTCGAAGGTCCGATTGGTGCCGCGTCTTTCAATAATGAATTCGGTCGCCCCAATATTGGTGGCTATTTTCGAACCTTTGAAGAAAAGGTAAACGGGCCTGCGGGTGAAGAGGTGCGTGGTTACCACAAACCCATCATGTTGGCAGGTGGGGTAGGAAATATTCTGCGCAACCAGGTGGAAAAAAATGAGATACCTGCTGGTGCTCAGTTAGTCGTGTTGGGTGGCCCTGCGATGCTAATCGGCCTGGGCGGTGGCGCCGCATCTTCAATGGCGACAGGTGCCAGCAGTGAAGATCTGGATTTCGCCTCAGTTCAGCGTGGTAACCCGGAAATCGAACGTCGATGCCAGGAAGTGATAGACCGTTGCTGGCAGATGGACAAGAACAATCCCATTATCAGCATTCATGACGTCGGCGCAGGTGGTTTGTCCAACGCGATGCCTGAGTTAGTCGATGATGCAGGTCGTGGTGGTCGATACGAACTGCGTGCTATTCTGAGTGATGACCCTGGTATGTCGCCAATGGAAATCTGGTCAAACGAGTCGCAGGAGCGTTATGTTCTGGCGATTTCTAATGATCGTATGGCTGAGTTTCAGGCCTTATGTGAACGCGAGCGTTGCCCCTATGCGGTCATTGGCGAAGCGACACAGGAACGAGAGCTGATCGTTGGCGACGGTGCTTTTGATAATTATCCAGTCCATATTCCGATGGATGTGTTGCTTGGCAAACCACCCAAAATGTTGCGCGATGTCAAACATCACTCGTTTGCCAAGAATGAGTTCGCAACTGATGGCATCGATATAAAAGAAGCTGTTTATCGTGTATTGCGGTTACCCTCTGTCGCAGACAAGACATTTCTCATTACTATCGGCGACAGAACCGTTACCGGTCTGATAGCACAGGATCAGATGGTTGGGCCGTGGCAAGTACCTGTTTCTGATGTTGCGGTAACAATCACCGATTTTCACTCAACAACCGGTGAAGCCATGGCCATGGGCGAGCGTACACCGATTGCGCTACTTCATCATGCAGCCTCTGCGCGCATGGCAGTAGGCGAGGCATTGACCAATATCGTCGCATCACCCATCGAAGATATTTCTCGGATTGTGTTGTCGGCCAATTGGATGGCCCCAGCCGGTCATCCCGGTGAAGATGCCGGGCTTTACGAGGCAGTCAAAGCGGTGGGTATGGAATTGTGTCCACAGCTAGGGATTGCTATCCCCGTGGGGAAGGATTCCATGTCCATGAAGACGGTGTGGCAGGAAGGGCATCAAACCAAGTCGGTGACTGCGCCATTGTCGTTGATAGTCACCGCATTTGCTCCGGTATCCGATGTGCGCAAAACGCTTACTCCGCAATTGCGTCGAGATGCTGGAGACACCGATTTGATCTTGATCGATCTTGGTAAATCGGCAAATCGATTAGGTGGCTCTGCTTTAGCGCAGGTTTATAAATCCATTGGTCACCACACGCCGGATCTTGACGACGTTCAGTCGTTCAAATCGTTTTTCACTACGGTTCAGTATTTGAACCAGGAAAAGTTGTTGCTCGCCTATCACGATCGATCTGATGGCGGTTTGCTGGCAACTATCTGTGAAATGTCATTTGCAGGTCATGTAGGTGTCGATATACAACTCGATGACCTGGGCGAGGACTCAATCGCAGGTCTTTTCAATGAGGAGCTAGGCGCAGTCATCCAGGTTCGTCATAGCGATACCGATGCAGTACTCGAAATTTTACGCGAGGCAGGCTTAGGCAAACACAGTGTAGTCATTGGTCAGTTGAATAATGAAGACGAGATTCGTTTTTACAGGGCAAAACACCTGATGTTTGGCGATACACGTACCAATCTGCAGCGGGCCTGGTCCGAGACTTCGTACCAGATGCAGCGCTTACGAGACAATCCGGATTGTGCACAGCAGGAATTCGATAATTTGTTAGATGGGAAAAACCCGGGAATAAGTCCTTCACTTACCTTTGATCCAGATCAAGATATTTCCGCTGCCTATATCAATTGCGGTGCACGGCCCAGAGTCGCCGTGCTTAGGGAGCAGGGTGTGAATGGCCAGGTAGAAATGGCCGCCGCTTTTGATCGCGCAGGATTTCACGCCGTTGACGTGCATATGAGTGATATCTTAGCAGGGCGCGTGTCATTGAACGACTTTGCTGGCATGGTGGCCTGCGGCGGTTTTTCCTATGGTGATGTATTGGGCGCAGGCTCAGGTTGGGCGAAGTCGATTTTGTTTAACGGCAGAGCTCGCGACGAAATGGCGGCTTTTTTCGAGCGTGCAAATACGTTTGGCCTTGGTGTGTGCAACGGCTGTCAAATGATGTCGCAACTAAGGGAATTAATCCCAGGCGCGGAAAATTGGCCTCGTTTTAGACGAAATCTCTCTGAACAGTTTGAAGCAAGATTTGCCATGGTGGAAGTTTTGGATTCTCCATCCATCTTTCTTCAAGGCATGCACGGGTCTCGCATGCCGATAGCGGTAGCTCATGGAGAGGGGCGTGCTGTTTTCGATCAACGTGAAGGTCTCGAGAATCTACTGGCGAATCGTTTGGCAAGTTTGCGTTTTGTTGACAACAACGGTAACGCTACAGAGCGCTATCCATTTAATCCCAATGGTTCACCTAGTGGCCTAACAGGTCTTACTACGAAAGACGGGAGGTTTACCATTATGATGCCTCACCCCGAACGCGTGTTTCGTTCAGTACAGCATTCGTGGGCGCCCGATGAGTGGCAAGGAGATGGTCCCTGGATGCGTATGTTTAGAAATGCGCGCATGTGGTTGGACTAG
- a CDS encoding methyl-accepting chemotaxis protein, translating to MAVKILTKLGITQKLFGGFGVVLFVSLLIVVLTIVGLFQSQKTVNRVVVEHQPLALQSLDLANNLHLSSNALGFYILSKNQEYKTTIQEGMHEAEQNLVMLEKASASLEDEKVVAQIASIREEFQKFSEIKDQLLEIADNQSENFRALSYASGEIDPASREMIQAIGNMMIEEKGQKANKTRKELALLLGELRFAWAYVMNNIRSYLIAGDEDFTENVKIYVDLSADLIEKIKKKSSLFTFEQEEYFSQFTDGFESFGERFDSLQELFRGEQARMDVYILRSQVGPLLADMEKKLKTLVDEQQSGIELVSEELKGQITGNISIVSFLLIVAIGVGVGGVFLLQRSITRPLNRSVKAMNDIANGDGDLTKRLSAKSNDELGQLAKGFNAFSNQIHDLVSRTIKFLEQFHEKIARLELVSQETQKRADLQQQETETVARVIEEVTRVVNQVSRNAEQAVDAAQTANDASERGKQVITQTISAIENMASSVENAGNVIHSVEKESENIGQVLDVIKGIAEQTNLLALNAAIEAARAGEQGRGFAVVADEVRTLATRTQESTAEIEAMINRLQSGAKQAVDVMDAELERAKSGVQQAANTSDSLQSIVSSVSTIMEMNSMIADMAREQEIKTEQVRNHISKIIEIAEENAAGAQQTHSAANELTQFEAELRSLMGRFKV from the coding sequence ATGGCCGTAAAAATATTAACAAAACTGGGGATAACGCAAAAACTCTTTGGTGGGTTCGGAGTTGTTCTATTCGTATCGCTATTAATCGTCGTTTTAACCATCGTTGGCCTGTTTCAAAGCCAGAAAACCGTTAATAGAGTTGTGGTTGAACACCAGCCTCTTGCACTACAGTCACTTGATTTAGCCAATAACCTTCACCTGTCGTCTAATGCCTTGGGTTTTTATATTCTTAGTAAGAATCAGGAATATAAGACGACAATCCAGGAAGGCATGCACGAAGCAGAACAGAATCTGGTAATGCTTGAGAAAGCGTCTGCCTCGCTTGAAGATGAAAAAGTCGTGGCACAAATAGCCAGTATCCGAGAAGAATTCCAGAAGTTTTCAGAGATAAAGGATCAGTTGCTTGAAATTGCTGACAATCAGTCCGAAAACTTTCGGGCATTGTCTTATGCATCTGGCGAGATTGACCCCGCCAGCCGCGAAATGATTCAGGCCATCGGCAATATGATGATCGAGGAGAAAGGGCAGAAGGCGAATAAGACCCGAAAAGAGCTCGCGTTGTTGCTGGGAGAATTGCGATTCGCCTGGGCCTATGTCATGAATAATATCCGGAGCTATTTAATCGCCGGCGATGAAGACTTTACTGAAAACGTTAAGATTTATGTAGATTTGTCCGCAGACCTAATTGAAAAGATCAAAAAGAAATCTTCGCTGTTTACGTTTGAACAAGAAGAATATTTTTCCCAATTTACAGACGGCTTTGAGTCTTTCGGTGAACGCTTTGACAGCTTGCAGGAGCTCTTTCGAGGCGAACAGGCAAGAATGGATGTCTATATTCTGCGCAGCCAGGTCGGTCCCTTGCTGGCGGATATGGAGAAAAAGCTCAAAACGCTGGTAGACGAACAGCAAAGTGGTATTGAGTTGGTTTCTGAGGAACTGAAAGGGCAAATTACCGGCAATATTAGTATTGTTTCATTTTTGTTGATTGTTGCTATCGGCGTGGGAGTCGGTGGTGTCTTTCTATTGCAGCGATCAATTACCCGGCCTTTAAACCGTTCCGTCAAGGCGATGAATGACATTGCCAATGGCGATGGAGACTTAACCAAACGGCTATCCGCTAAGAGCAATGATGAGTTGGGGCAGCTCGCTAAAGGTTTTAACGCGTTTTCAAATCAAATTCACGATCTTGTTTCGCGCACGATTAAATTCCTGGAGCAGTTTCACGAAAAAATCGCGCGATTGGAATTGGTCTCACAGGAAACCCAGAAACGCGCTGATTTGCAGCAACAGGAAACTGAGACAGTTGCGCGCGTGATTGAAGAAGTCACACGTGTTGTAAATCAGGTATCGCGAAACGCCGAACAAGCTGTGGACGCGGCACAAACTGCGAACGATGCCTCCGAGCGCGGAAAACAGGTTATTACCCAGACGATAAGTGCGATCGAGAACATGGCCTCCAGCGTGGAGAATGCCGGCAATGTTATCCACTCGGTGGAAAAGGAAAGTGAAAACATTGGTCAGGTGTTGGATGTTATCAAGGGGATTGCGGAACAGACTAATCTTCTGGCGCTCAACGCCGCTATTGAGGCCGCACGCGCAGGTGAGCAAGGACGCGGGTTTGCTGTGGTTGCGGATGAGGTGCGTACGCTTGCGACTCGCACGCAGGAATCAACAGCCGAGATTGAAGCGATGATTAACCGCTTGCAAAGCGGCGCCAAGCAAGCGGTTGACGTAATGGATGCGGAGCTCGAACGAGCCAAAAGCGGTGTTCAACAAGCTGCAAACACCAGTGATTCACTACAGTCGATAGTAAGTTCAGTTAGCACCATCATGGAAATGAATTCGATGATCGCGGATATGGCGCGTGAGCAGGAAATAAAGACCGAACAGGTCCGAAACCATATCAGCAAAATCATCGAAATCGCAGAGGAAAACGCGGCTGGCGCGCAGCAAACCCACTCGGCAGCGAATGAATTGACGCAGTTTGAGGCCGAGCTACGTTCCTTGATGGGACGATTCAAAGTTTAG
- a CDS encoding cell wall hydrolase, which yields MVHSIVDRWHDLSRGMRWFLLTILLIVGLMAFLVFGMVSDKREVRDIRCLSLNIYHEARGESEEGQLAVATVTMNRVASGRFPNTICDVVRQYAWNPKLQRHISHFSWTGDKIDDAPTDVEAWQKAVTISRNVLSGTRHPDLTKALFYHADNILPTWGKKKKSIAHIGAHIFYP from the coding sequence GTGGTTCATTCAATTGTCGATCGTTGGCATGATTTAAGTCGTGGAATGAGATGGTTTTTGCTCACGATCTTGCTAATCGTTGGGCTGATGGCATTTCTCGTCTTTGGTATGGTTTCCGATAAACGCGAAGTTCGTGATATACGCTGTCTTTCGCTCAATATCTATCACGAGGCTAGGGGGGAATCCGAGGAAGGACAGTTGGCGGTTGCAACCGTTACCATGAACCGGGTTGCGTCAGGACGATTTCCCAATACGATTTGCGACGTCGTAAGACAATACGCCTGGAATCCAAAATTGCAGCGTCATATCAGTCATTTTTCCTGGACCGGCGATAAGATAGATGATGCGCCAACCGATGTGGAAGCCTGGCAAAAGGCCGTAACCATCAGTAGAAATGTGCTAAGCGGCACTCGTCACCCGGATTTAACTAAAGCCCTGTTTTATCACGCAGATAACATATTGCCAACCTGGGGTAAAAAGAAGAAATCTATCGCCCACATTGGCGCCCATATTTTCTATCCTTGA